The DNA window TTCGTTTCTGATTTCAATAAGGCCAATTTGTCTTTTAACCTCATTTTCCACCATTTTAGGCATGGTATCCAAGTCCTGAACACCTTTGATCTCTACCCTTGCGCCTTCAGAAATAGAGATGTTCAGATCCTGTCTTATGGTTCCCAATCCACGTTTAACCTTAGTACTCCTTAGAACTTGACCTAGTTGATATGCTACATCCCTAACCTGTTCTGGATGTTTCATTGATGGGTCAGTTGTTACTTCCAGGAGGGGTATTCCGAGCCTATCTAGTCTGAAAATTATTTTACCCTTTTTTTCGCCTATACGTCTAGCAGCATCCTCTTCTAGACATAGGTTTTCTATTACAACTTTTCCATGCTCTGTTTCGATGTGTCCATCTGTTGCAATGAGCCCGGTTCTCTGAAATCCCCCAGTATTACTCCCATCTATCACCTGTTTTCTCATTGTATGGAATTCGTCCACCACATTCATGTTGAGTAATGAGGCTATGGTCAAAGCTATTTCTAGTGCTTCCCTGTTTAATGGGTGTGGAGGCTCGTCGTCAGATTCGACAAGGCAAGTTTCATGATCGTAAGATTCGTAAATAAATTCAAGCTTTCTCCTGGATTCCTCGAAGGCAGCCCTGTCAATTTTTCCCAGTTCACTTTGTGTTGGTCTAAGGTATCTTAGCAGTTTATAATCAGGTTTTTCAGCAATTAATTCACACTTACATGGACAAAATAATTTTTTTTCAGTGTTAAGTTGTTGATGAATCTCTAATCCCATTTTAAGGCCTAATTCTTCGTAATTCATGATCACCCCTCCCCAGAAAATTCAGTTCAAAAAGAATTTTTCAGATGATTTTTCTCCTAATTCTCCTGCTACGTTGGTGTGGATAATTTTTTCCACTTCTTTAATGTTGTCTGTCTGTCCAAGGGCCCATGCCAGTTTTACAAATGCTGTTTCAGGAAGCATGTCAAGGCCTGATATTACTCCTGCCGAGAGAATTCTTCTCCCTGTACTGTAAACATTCATGTTCACCAATCCATACAAACACTGCGATGTCATGATCACAGGAATAGATTCGTCTGCTGCCCTTTCAAGGGATGGAATTAACTCTTCTGGACAGTGTCCCAAACCTGTACCTTCTAAAACCATTCCCTTGTACCCTTTATCAATATGGTAGTCAATTAGTTCTGCCTGAATTCCAGGGTAACTTTTTATAAATGCAACCTTTTCTTCTATTTCATCTTCTATTATCAAGGATTCAGTGCTTCGTTTGTTGTAAACCATAGCTTTGTCAACTAGCTTAAGTTTTGATTTTTGTATTTTGGCAAGTGGAAGGGAGTTTATGCTTCTAAATGTATCCCTACGGGTCGTGTGCATTTTTCTTACCTTGGTTCCCCTGTGGAGATAGCAGAAGGAATCATCCTCCTCTGCATGCATACAAAGGCTAACTTCGGCTATATCAGATTTAGCAGCCACAACAGAGCTAATAAGATTCATATATGCATCGGAAGAAGGTCTGTCTGAACTCCTTTGAGCACCTGTTACAACCACAGGTACAGGTGTTTTCAACATGAAACTTAATGCTGCAGAGGTGTAGTGCATGGTATCGGTACCGTGTGCAATTACAACACCGTCTGCTCCGTTGTTGATCTCATCAGCAACTGATCTTGCGGTTTTAACCCAATACTCAGGTTTCATGTCTTCGCTTAATATGTTAAAAATGGCCTTTCCATTTATGTTGGCATGTTCCAGTAGTTCAGGATTGGCACGTATAAGATCTTCTGCAGTGAATGCTGGATGAACTGCTCCGGTTTTATAATCAATTACCGATGCCACTGTTCCACCTGTTGATACTATTGAAATATCTGGTTTTTCAGCATCCTTTTCTATGTTTAGTGGAGCCAGTTCTATCTTGGGTTTATCCCCACTTTCCACCAGTTCTGCCGTTGCATTATTAACATCGATTCCAATATTGTAACCACTGTTTAATTTGATTACAATGTGTTTTTCATCAGGATCTTCTGCCCTATCAAGAAGTATTCCAAAATAGGATGTTCCATTCTTTTCTACCTTTATCAAGTCTCCAATTGACAAACCTGATGAATCCAAAAACTCAGCTGACAAACCTTTATAAACCATTGATCTTCCCTCTATCAAAATTTAAATTAATATATTTTTTTAGTTTAAACAAAAAAATTCTCAGAATTGAATATTATTTATCTAGTGTTATATTTACTTAGAGTTGAATGTATCTATTTAGTTGTATATATAATAAAACTTTTAAGTTTCAATAAAAAAAAGGATGTTCTAAATTCATTGTTTATCAGTTCTTAGAGGATGACATCGATTCCAACTGGACAGTGATCTGATCCCATCACTTCTGGGAGTATGTAGGCTGCACTGACATTTTTCATGAAATCCCTGTTAACAAAGAAGTAGTCCAGTCTCCAACCAACATTTCTCTCCCTTGCACGTGTACGGTAACTCCACCAGGTGTAT is part of the Methanobacterium lacus genome and encodes:
- the gatD gene encoding Glu-tRNA(Gln) amidotransferase subunit GatD, which produces MVYKGLSAEFLDSSGLSIGDLIKVEKNGTSYFGILLDRAEDPDEKHIVIKLNSGYNIGIDVNNATAELVESGDKPKIELAPLNIEKDAEKPDISIVSTGGTVASVIDYKTGAVHPAFTAEDLIRANPELLEHANINGKAIFNILSEDMKPEYWVKTARSVADEINNGADGVVIAHGTDTMHYTSAALSFMLKTPVPVVVTGAQRSSDRPSSDAYMNLISSVVAAKSDIAEVSLCMHAEEDDSFCYLHRGTKVRKMHTTRRDTFRSINSLPLAKIQKSKLKLVDKAMVYNKRSTESLIIEDEIEEKVAFIKSYPGIQAELIDYHIDKGYKGMVLEGTGLGHCPEELIPSLERAADESIPVIMTSQCLYGLVNMNVYSTGRRILSAGVISGLDMLPETAFVKLAWALGQTDNIKEVEKIIHTNVAGELGEKSSEKFFLN